ACTACTAAACGTGGGATTGGTCCTTGTTATATTGACCAAAACAATCGTTGTGGAATCAGAGTAGTTGATTTAATGGATGAAGAAGAGTTTTCAGCTAAATTAAAAGCTAATTTAGAGGTTAAAAATCGTTTATTAAAAAACTTCTATGGTGCACCTGAACTTAATTATGAAGAGATTAAAGCTGAATATTTAAAATATGCTGAAATTTTACGCAAATATGTAATTGATACAGCTGCTGATTTAAATGAAGATTTAAATAATGGGAAAAAAGTGTTATTTGAGGGGGCGCAAGCAACAATGCTTGACCTTGACCATGGTACTTATCCTTACGTAACTTCTTCGCATCCTATTTCCGGTGGTGCTTGTGTTGGCGCTGGCGTTGGCCCAAATAAAATCAGTACAGTTTTAGGTGTTGTTAAAGCGTATTCTACTAGAGTTGGTGAAGGTCCATTTCCAACTGAACAGTTAAATGAAATTGGTGAAGCAATTCGTGATTTCGGACATGAGTTTGGTACGGTTACATCCAGACCACGTCGTTGTGGGTGGTTAGATGCGGCGATTGTACGCTATGCTGGTTATATTAGTGGTATTGATTATATGGCGATTACTCGTCTTGATATTTTAGATAAATTTGAAAAAATTAAGATGTGTGTTGCTTATAAATATAAAGGTGAAATTATCAACGAAATTCCTGCTAGCTTAAAAGTTTTAGCGGAAGTTGAGCCGGTTTATGAAGAATTTGATGGCTGGATGACTGACATTAGTGGTATTAAAACTTATGAAGAATTGCCGGCTAATGCTCGGGCATATGTTGAAAGAATGAGTGTAGTGACCGGTATTAAAATCGGGATAGTTTCCGTTGGACCTGGTCGTGAACAAACAATTATTGTAAAAGATATGTTCTAAAATATTACAATAATTATCAGGTTTTTGAAGCTAAATAAAAGGCGATTAATGGTAATCGCCTTTTTCATAAAATATTTTAATGATTTTGTTGACAAAGGCTATTCATTAAACT
This portion of the Negativicutes bacterium genome encodes:
- a CDS encoding adenylosuccinate synthase gives rise to the protein MSSVVVMGTQWGDEGKGKIVDYLAEKADVIVRYQGGSNAGHTVVVDGEEFKLRLLPSGILYKGKKCVIANGVVVDPGVLIEELNGMVKKGVDIAGIRISNRAHVIMPYHKVIDELEEEARGDHKIGTTKRGIGPCYIDQNNRCGIRVVDLMDEEEFSAKLKANLEVKNRLLKNFYGAPELNYEEIKAEYLKYAEILRKYVIDTAADLNEDLNNGKKVLFEGAQATMLDLDHGTYPYVTSSHPISGGACVGAGVGPNKISTVLGVVKAYSTRVGEGPFPTEQLNEIGEAIRDFGHEFGTVTSRPRRCGWLDAAIVRYAGYISGIDYMAITRLDILDKFEKIKMCVAYKYKGEIINEIPASLKVLAEVEPVYEEFDGWMTDISGIKTYEELPANARAYVERMSVVTGIKIGIVSVGPGREQTIIVKDMF